A region of Syntrophorhabdaceae bacterium DNA encodes the following proteins:
- a CDS encoding flavin reductase family protein, producing MEQLEISRAFTLLEPGPVVLVTTNDGKKDNIMTISWTMVVDFTPIFAITTGEWNYSFRALRKTKECVIAIPTVDMLDKIVGIGTCSGADTDKFTKFRLTPVKGKIVKAPLIKECLANIECKVIDIIKKHNIIILEAAAAYFDSSRKEKRTIHAVGDGTFIADGRKLDRKQMMASKLPAGV from the coding sequence ATGGAACAATTGGAGATCAGCAGAGCCTTTACCCTATTGGAACCGGGGCCCGTCGTCCTTGTTACGACGAATGACGGAAAGAAGGACAACATCATGACGATCTCATGGACAATGGTCGTGGATTTCACACCGATCTTCGCCATAACCACGGGAGAATGGAACTATTCCTTCAGGGCCCTTCGGAAAACAAAGGAGTGTGTCATTGCAATCCCCACCGTCGATATGCTTGACAAGATAGTCGGAATAGGAACATGCTCCGGCGCCGACACGGACAAATTTACGAAATTCAGGCTCACCCCCGTAAAAGGCAAGATAGTCAAAGCACCATTGATAAAAGAATGCCTCGCTAACATCGAGTGCAAGGTCATCGACATCATCAAGAAACACAACATCATCATCCTCGAAGCCGCCGCGGCATACTTCGACAGCTCCCGCAAAGAGAAACGAACCATCCACGCCGTCGGTGACGGCACATTCATCGCAGATGGACGCAAGCTTGACCGAAAACAAATGATGGCGTCAAAACTTCCGGCTGGCGTCTAG
- a CDS encoding type II toxin-antitoxin system RelE/ParE family toxin: MRYELLIERHAEKDLKRLSSQLFSQIITKIRKLAINPHPQGSRKISGSARDWRLRIGDYRILYEIDNRADTVTIMRVKHRKDIYRDL, translated from the coding sequence ATGCGCTATGAGCTTCTCATAGAGAGGCATGCCGAGAAAGACCTGAAAAGATTATCCTCACAACTATTTTCCCAGATCATCACAAAGATAAGAAAACTGGCCATCAACCCTCATCCACAGGGCAGCAGAAAAATAAGCGGTTCCGCCAGAGACTGGAGACTCAGGATTGGCGACTATCGTATCCTTTACGAAATCGACAATCGGGCGGATACTGTCACCATCATGCGCGTCAAACACCGTAAGGATATTTATCGCGACCTGTAG
- a CDS encoding type II toxin-antitoxin system prevent-host-death family antitoxin, with product MAKGILKTKPQVIMKNGRPSAVIIDIKDYQELLDRLEDKEDLADLEKIRKGSLEVRKLSDFLAEPENAL from the coding sequence ATGGCAAAAGGAATTCTTAAGACAAAACCCCAGGTGATCATGAAAAACGGCCGGCCGAGCGCCGTGATAATCGACATTAAGGACTATCAGGAACTGCTGGACAGGCTCGAAGACAAGGAAGACCTGGCGGATCTCGAGAAGATACGCAAGGGCAGCCTTGAGGTGAGAAAACTCAGCGACTTCCTGGCGGAACCTGAAAATGCGCTATGA
- a CDS encoding cysteine synthase family protein has protein sequence MNILSAIGNTPLVELCNINPNPNVKILCKLEGCNPGGSVKDRPALYMITKAEERGELTKEKTILEPTSGNTGIAIAMIGAAKGYHVELCMPACVSNERRLILQGLGSQVFLTPAKENIDGAIRQALTLLHDEPKKYYMPNQYENPDNVLAHYETTGPEIFRQTDGEVDYFVAGMGTTGTLMGTGGYLKSVKPGVKIVGVEPVVGHTIQGLKNMRESMVPSIYHPKELDLKEMVEDGEAFEMTGLLAQKEGIFVGTSSGAAAAVALRLARMIDHGTIVVLLPDRGDRYLSTMQFRSICAKCPP, from the coding sequence ATGAACATACTTTCCGCTATCGGCAACACGCCACTCGTGGAACTGTGCAATATCAACCCCAATCCCAATGTCAAGATATTGTGTAAGCTCGAAGGCTGCAACCCCGGCGGCTCCGTCAAGGACCGCCCCGCCCTTTACATGATCACCAAGGCCGAAGAGAGGGGAGAGCTTACGAAGGAAAAGACGATCCTCGAGCCCACCTCCGGCAACACGGGCATCGCCATCGCCATGATCGGCGCGGCCAAGGGCTACCACGTCGAACTGTGCATGCCCGCGTGCGTAAGCAACGAACGGCGGCTCATCCTCCAGGGCCTCGGCTCCCAGGTCTTTCTCACACCCGCCAAAGAGAACATAGACGGCGCCATCAGGCAGGCCCTCACGCTTCTTCACGATGAGCCGAAAAAATACTACATGCCCAACCAGTACGAAAACCCCGACAACGTCCTCGCCCATTATGAGACGACGGGCCCCGAGATATTCCGCCAGACGGACGGAGAGGTGGATTACTTCGTCGCCGGCATGGGGACGACGGGCACCCTCATGGGAACCGGCGGCTATCTCAAATCCGTCAAGCCCGGGGTCAAGATAGTCGGCGTGGAACCTGTCGTCGGCCACACCATCCAGGGCCTCAAGAACATGCGGGAATCCATGGTGCCTTCCATCTATCACCCCAAAGAACTCGACCTCAAGGAAATGGTCGAGGACGGGGAAGCCTTCGAAATGACGGGGCTCCTTGCCCAGAAAGAAGGCATATTCGTCGGAACATCGAGCGGAGCCGCGGCGGCAGTCGCCCTGAGGCTCGCCAGGATGATCGACCACGGAACCATTGTAGTCCTCCTCCCGGACCGCGGGGACAGGTACCTCTCCACCATGCAATTCAGGTCCATCTGCGCGAAGTGTCCGCCCTAA